The Frankiales bacterium genome includes a region encoding these proteins:
- a CDS encoding SHOCT domain-containing protein yields the protein MGRPGLVGTMARTAVIAGTATAVSGGMQRHAAGKQQEAAQAQAYQEQQAMAAQQAQIDAQVQAALAAQQAQQAQLAAAAPPPAAPAPAGGGTDMVAELQKLAELKNAGILSDEEFAAAKAKLLG from the coding sequence ATGGGACGACCCGGCCTCGTCGGGACCATGGCCCGCACCGCGGTGATCGCCGGCACCGCCACCGCGGTCAGCGGCGGCATGCAGCGGCACGCCGCCGGTAAGCAGCAGGAGGCCGCGCAGGCGCAGGCCTACCAGGAGCAGCAGGCGATGGCCGCGCAGCAGGCGCAGATCGACGCCCAGGTGCAGGCGGCGCTCGCGGCGCAGCAGGCCCAGCAGGCGCAGCTCGCCGCGGCGGCCCCGCCGCCCGCGGCCCCGGCCCCGGCCGGCGGCGGCACCGACATGGTGGCCGAGCTGCAGAAGCTGGCCGAGCTGAAGAACGCCGGCATCCTCAGCGACGAGGAGTTCGCGGCCGCGAAGGCCAAGCTCCTCGGCTGA
- a CDS encoding 50S ribosomal protein L7/L12 translates to MAKLSTDELLEAFKEMTLIELSEFVKQFEETFEVTAAAPVAMGVAPAAPGGGAAAEDAGADQDEFDVILEDAGDKKIQVIKEVRTLTNLGLKEAKDLVEAAPKPVLEKVKKEDADKAKEALEAAGAKVTVK, encoded by the coding sequence ATGGCGAAGCTCAGCACCGACGAGCTCCTTGAGGCCTTCAAGGAGATGACCCTCATCGAGCTCTCCGAGTTCGTGAAGCAGTTCGAGGAGACCTTCGAGGTCACCGCCGCGGCCCCCGTGGCCATGGGCGTGGCCCCGGCCGCCCCCGGCGGCGGCGCCGCCGCCGAGGACGCGGGCGCGGACCAGGACGAGTTCGACGTCATCCTCGAGGACGCCGGCGACAAGAAGATCCAGGTCATCAAGGAGGTGCGCACCCTCACGAACCTCGGCCTCAAGGAGGCCAAGGACCTCGTCGAGGCCGCGCCGAAGCCGGTCCTGGAGAAGGTCAAGAAGGAGGACGCGGACAAGGCGAAGGAGGCCCTCGAGGCCGCCGGCGCCAAGGTCACCGTCAAGTAG
- a CDS encoding UDP-N-acetylmuramate dehydrogenase produces the protein MTTTPALADLTTLRVGGPAREVVVAEDERSLVEAVAAADASGVPALVVAGGSNLVVADDGYPGTVVLVRTSGVTTEADTCGGAWVTAAAGEPWDGLVARAVAEEWAGIEALSGIPGSVGATPVQNVGAYGQEISDVVARVRAWDRTEHVVRTFAAADCGFGYRTSRFKREPGRWLVLDVTLQLRLSPVSAPLRYAELARSLGVPEQGRAGVAAVRESVLALRRAKGMVLDPDDHDTWSVGSFFTNPVLDPADAARLPDDAPRYPAADGRVKTSAAWLIERAGVARGTASGSGRAAVSTRHTLALTNRGGAATADVLELAGLVRARVRAEFGIDLEPEPTLVGCSVP, from the coding sequence GTGACGACCACGCCGGCGCTCGCCGACCTCACGACGCTGCGCGTCGGGGGCCCGGCCCGCGAGGTCGTCGTGGCCGAGGACGAGCGCAGCCTGGTCGAGGCGGTGGCCGCGGCGGACGCCTCCGGCGTCCCGGCCCTGGTGGTGGCCGGCGGGAGCAACCTGGTGGTGGCCGACGACGGGTACCCCGGCACGGTGGTGCTCGTGCGCACCTCGGGCGTGACCACGGAGGCCGACACCTGCGGCGGCGCATGGGTCACCGCCGCGGCCGGCGAGCCGTGGGACGGCCTCGTGGCCCGCGCCGTGGCCGAGGAGTGGGCCGGCATCGAGGCGCTGTCCGGCATCCCGGGATCCGTGGGCGCGACCCCGGTGCAGAACGTCGGCGCCTACGGCCAGGAGATCTCCGACGTCGTCGCCCGGGTGCGCGCGTGGGACCGGACCGAGCACGTCGTGCGCACCTTCGCCGCGGCCGACTGCGGCTTCGGCTACCGCACGAGCCGGTTCAAGCGCGAGCCGGGCCGGTGGCTGGTCCTCGACGTCACCCTCCAGCTGCGCCTGTCGCCGGTCTCGGCGCCGCTGCGCTACGCCGAGCTGGCCCGCTCGCTCGGCGTCCCCGAGCAGGGGCGCGCGGGCGTCGCCGCGGTGCGCGAGTCGGTCCTCGCGCTGCGCCGGGCCAAGGGGATGGTGCTCGACCCGGACGACCACGACACGTGGAGCGTCGGGTCGTTCTTCACCAACCCCGTCCTCGACCCGGCGGACGCCGCCCGTCTGCCCGACGACGCCCCGCGCTACCCCGCGGCCGACGGCCGCGTGAAGACCAGCGCCGCCTGGCTCATCGAGCGGGCCGGGGTGGCCCGCGGCACGGCGTCGGGCAGCGGCCGGGCCGCGGTGTCGACCCGGCACACCCTCGCCCTGACCAACCGGGGCGGCGCCGCGACGGCGGACGTCCTCGAGCTGGCCGGGCTGGTCCGCGCCCGCGTGCGGGCGGAGTTCGGGATCGACCTCGAGCCCGAGCCGACCCTCGTCGGCTGCTCCGTGCCCTGA
- the rplK gene encoding 50S ribosomal protein L11, protein MPPKKKVAGLIKLQIQAGAANPAPPVGPALGQHGVNIMEFCKAYNAATESQRGQVIPVEITVYEDRSFTFVLKTPPASRLILKAAGVEKGAANPLTTKVATITKAQVREIAEVKMPDLNANDIEGAMAIIEGSARSMGITVAD, encoded by the coding sequence ATGCCTCCCAAGAAGAAGGTCGCAGGCCTGATCAAGCTCCAGATCCAGGCCGGCGCCGCCAACCCCGCGCCGCCGGTCGGTCCGGCGCTCGGTCAGCACGGCGTCAACATCATGGAGTTCTGCAAGGCGTACAACGCCGCGACCGAGTCGCAGCGCGGCCAGGTCATCCCGGTCGAGATCACCGTGTACGAGGACCGCTCGTTCACCTTCGTCCTCAAGACCCCGCCGGCCTCGAGGCTCATCCTCAAGGCCGCCGGCGTCGAGAAGGGCGCGGCGAACCCGCTGACCACCAAGGTCGCCACGATCACCAAGGCCCAGGTCCGCGAGATCGCCGAGGTGAAGATGCCCGACCTCAACGCCAACGACATCGAGGGCGCGATGGCCATCATCGAGGGCAGCGCGCGGTCGATGGGCATCACCGTCGCCGACTGA
- a CDS encoding DUF1269 domain-containing protein, whose product MSDVVRPVGPVDVAVVAFDEPRFDGSVAAAIIDLVAAGIVRVLDVVLVNKDENGETSMFEVTDIDGDGVPDLVAIRGDIPGLLSEDDAGAAIEAMPPSSAIMMIAWENTWLIRAGQAIRDNGGMLVAFERIPADDVAAVLDAVDA is encoded by the coding sequence ATGTCAGACGTCGTACGACCGGTGGGGCCGGTCGACGTGGCGGTCGTCGCCTTCGACGAGCCGAGGTTCGACGGGTCGGTGGCCGCGGCCATCATCGACCTGGTGGCGGCGGGCATCGTGCGCGTGCTCGACGTCGTGCTGGTGAACAAGGACGAGAACGGCGAGACCTCGATGTTCGAGGTCACCGACATCGACGGGGACGGCGTCCCGGACCTCGTCGCGATCCGCGGCGACATCCCCGGCCTGCTCTCCGAGGACGACGCCGGCGCCGCGATCGAGGCGATGCCGCCGTCGTCGGCGATCATGATGATCGCCTGGGAGAACACCTGGCTCATCCGCGCCGGCCAGGCCATCCGCGACAACGGCGGCATGCTCGTGGCCTTCGAGCGCATCCCCGCCGACGACGTCGCCGCCGTGCTCGACGCGGTCGACGCCTGA
- a CDS encoding MaoC family dehydratase: MALNQDYLGKVYDGGPTYQVGREKIREFALAIGDANPAYHDVEHARSLGHRDVVAPPTFVFVASMRAAAAAMFDPGLGLDYSRVVHGEQRFAYTRPVTAGDELRVTTTIEAIRAAAGNDILTTRADITTEDGEPVATVWTVTVARGTAEESA, translated from the coding sequence ATGGCGCTGAACCAGGACTACCTGGGCAAGGTCTACGACGGCGGACCCACCTACCAGGTGGGCCGCGAGAAGATCCGCGAGTTCGCCCTGGCCATCGGCGACGCGAACCCGGCCTACCACGACGTCGAGCACGCCCGCTCGCTCGGGCACCGCGACGTCGTGGCGCCGCCGACCTTCGTGTTCGTCGCGTCGATGCGCGCCGCGGCCGCCGCGATGTTCGACCCCGGCCTCGGCCTCGACTACAGCCGCGTGGTGCACGGCGAGCAGCGCTTCGCCTACACCCGGCCGGTCACCGCCGGCGACGAGCTGCGGGTCACCACCACCATCGAGGCCATCCGGGCCGCCGCGGGCAACGACATCCTCACCACTCGCGCCGACATCACCACCGAGGACGGTGAGCCGGTCGCCACCGTGTGGACCGTCACCGTCGCCCGGGGAACCGCCGAGGAGTCCGCATGA
- the secE gene encoding preprotein translocase subunit SecE has product MRTRQHSTTRSTARSAATSPPPAGRGRPERGRVSDTVGTEVPDRDRPQRSDDRQGIGARLALFYRQVVAELRKVVWPTRRELITYTWVVLVFVTVVATIVAVLDLIFAKGVLWVFGGS; this is encoded by the coding sequence CTGCGGACCCGTCAGCACAGCACCACCCGGTCGACCGCCCGGTCGGCCGCCACGAGCCCACCGCCCGCCGGGCGGGGCCGACCCGAGCGAGGACGCGTGAGCGACACCGTCGGCACCGAGGTGCCCGACCGCGACCGCCCGCAGCGATCGGACGATCGCCAGGGGATCGGCGCGCGCCTCGCGCTGTTCTACCGCCAGGTGGTCGCCGAGCTGCGCAAGGTGGTGTGGCCCACCCGCCGTGAGCTGATCACCTACACGTGGGTCGTGCTGGTGTTCGTCACGGTCGTCGCGACGATCGTCGCCGTCCTGGACCTGATCTTCGCCAAGGGGGTGCTCTGGGTCTTCGGCGGTTCCTGA
- a CDS encoding aminotransferase class I/II-fold pyridoxal phosphate-dependent enzyme — protein sequence MTEQAHAGVEHARVSHRIGSIAESATLAVDARAKALKAAGRPVIGFGAGEPDFPTPEYVVEAAVAACRDPRWHRYTPAAGLPELREAIAAKTLRDSGYAVTAAQVLVTNGGKQALYNTFAALLDPGDEALLPAPYWTTYPESIRLAGGVPVEIATDETSGYRVTLEQLEAALTPRTKLLVFVSPSNPTGAVYSPAEVEAIGRWALDRGIWVVTDEIYEHLVYGEATFASMPALVPELADRCVVVNGVAKTYAMTGWRVGWLVGPKDVVTAAANLQSHATSNVANVSQVAALAAVSGDLSAVAEMRAAFDRRRQTITGILDAIDGVTCPLPEGAFYVYPSVKGVLGRSIRGSVPTTSAELAALILDEAEVAVVPGEAFGTPGYLRLSYALGDDDLVEGATRIARLLGEAG from the coding sequence ATGACTGAGCAGGCGCACGCGGGCGTCGAGCACGCCCGCGTCTCCCACCGCATCGGGTCCATCGCCGAGTCCGCCACGCTCGCCGTCGACGCCCGCGCGAAGGCGCTCAAGGCCGCCGGCCGGCCGGTCATCGGGTTCGGGGCCGGCGAGCCGGACTTCCCCACCCCGGAGTACGTCGTCGAGGCGGCCGTGGCGGCCTGCCGCGACCCCCGCTGGCACCGCTACACCCCGGCCGCCGGCCTCCCGGAGCTGCGCGAGGCCATCGCGGCCAAGACGCTGCGCGACTCCGGCTACGCCGTCACCGCCGCGCAGGTGCTGGTGACCAACGGCGGCAAGCAGGCCCTCTACAACACCTTCGCCGCGCTGCTCGACCCGGGCGACGAGGCGCTGCTGCCGGCGCCCTACTGGACCACCTACCCGGAGTCGATCCGCCTCGCGGGCGGGGTCCCCGTCGAGATCGCGACCGACGAGACCTCCGGCTACCGGGTCACCCTCGAGCAGCTCGAGGCGGCCCTCACCCCCAGGACCAAGCTGCTGGTGTTCGTCTCGCCGTCCAACCCCACCGGGGCGGTCTACTCCCCCGCCGAGGTCGAGGCCATCGGCCGCTGGGCGCTGGACCGCGGCATCTGGGTCGTCACCGACGAGATCTACGAGCACCTGGTGTACGGGGAGGCCACCTTCGCCTCGATGCCCGCGCTGGTGCCCGAGCTCGCCGACCGGTGCGTCGTGGTCAACGGCGTCGCCAAGACCTACGCGATGACCGGGTGGCGCGTGGGCTGGCTGGTCGGGCCGAAGGACGTCGTGACCGCCGCGGCCAACCTCCAGTCGCACGCGACCTCCAACGTGGCCAACGTGTCGCAGGTGGCGGCGCTGGCGGCCGTGTCGGGCGACCTGTCCGCGGTGGCCGAGATGCGCGCCGCCTTCGACCGCAGGCGGCAGACCATCACCGGGATCCTCGACGCGATCGACGGCGTCACCTGCCCGCTGCCGGAGGGCGCGTTCTACGTCTACCCCTCGGTCAAGGGGGTGCTCGGCCGCAGCATCCGCGGCTCCGTGCCCACCACGTCGGCCGAGCTCGCCGCGCTCATCCTCGACGAGGCCGAGGTCGCGGTCGTGCCCGGCGAGGCGTTCGGCACCCCGGGCTACCTGCGCCTGTCCTACGCGCTCGGCGACGACGACCTCGTCGAGGGCGCCACCCGCATCGCCCGGCTCCTCGGCGAGGCCGGCTGA
- a CDS encoding dehydratase: protein MTASVAWSDVEVGTELPALTVTLQRVNLVMYAGASGDFNPIHWNERFARAVGLPDVVAHGMLTMATAGRVVTDWVGDPGALVEYGVRFTRPVVVPDDDHGAEVQVTGVVADKRDDGTVRVDLTATFQGQTVLGKAQAVVRLA, encoded by the coding sequence ATGACCGCGTCCGTCGCCTGGTCCGACGTCGAGGTGGGCACCGAGCTGCCCGCCCTCACCGTGACCCTCCAGCGCGTCAACCTCGTCATGTACGCCGGCGCCTCCGGCGACTTCAACCCGATCCACTGGAACGAGCGGTTCGCCCGCGCCGTGGGCCTGCCGGACGTGGTCGCCCACGGGATGCTGACGATGGCCACCGCCGGGCGCGTCGTCACCGACTGGGTGGGCGACCCGGGCGCCCTCGTGGAGTACGGCGTGCGCTTCACCCGTCCCGTGGTCGTGCCCGACGACGACCACGGCGCCGAGGTGCAGGTCACCGGCGTCGTGGCCGACAAGCGCGACGACGGCACCGTGCGGGTCGACCTCACGGCCACGTTCCAGGGGCAGACGGTGCTGGGCAAGGCGCAGGCGGTCGTCCGCCTGGCCTGA
- a CDS encoding 50S ribosomal protein L1 encodes MKRSKAYDKAVEQIDKDSLYAPLTAVRLAKSTNPAKFDATVEVAFRLGVDPRKADQMVRGTVNLPHGTGKTARVLVFANGEKAEEARAAGADVVGGDELIDRVAGGFTDFDAAVATPDLMGKVGRLGKVLGPRGLMPNPKTGTVTMDVAKAVTEIKGGKIEFRVDKHSNLHFVIGKASFSDEQLVENYAAALDEVLRLKPSAAKGRYLKKATVSTTMGPGVPVDPNRTRNLLSEDDTASA; translated from the coding sequence ATGAAGCGCAGCAAGGCCTACGACAAGGCCGTCGAGCAGATCGACAAGGACTCCCTCTACGCCCCCCTGACGGCGGTCCGCCTGGCCAAGTCGACCAACCCCGCGAAGTTCGACGCGACCGTCGAGGTCGCGTTCCGCCTCGGGGTCGACCCCCGCAAGGCCGACCAGATGGTCCGCGGCACCGTCAACCTCCCCCACGGCACCGGCAAGACCGCCCGGGTCCTGGTCTTCGCCAACGGTGAGAAGGCGGAGGAGGCGCGCGCCGCGGGCGCGGACGTCGTCGGCGGCGACGAGCTCATCGACCGGGTCGCGGGCGGGTTCACCGACTTCGACGCCGCGGTAGCCACCCCCGACCTCATGGGCAAGGTCGGCCGCCTCGGCAAGGTGCTCGGCCCGCGCGGCCTGATGCCCAACCCGAAGACCGGCACCGTGACCATGGACGTCGCCAAGGCCGTCACCGAGATCAAGGGCGGCAAGATCGAGTTCCGGGTCGACAAGCACTCCAACCTGCACTTCGTCATCGGCAAGGCCTCGTTCTCCGACGAGCAGCTCGTCGAGAACTACGCCGCCGCCCTCGACGAGGTGCTGCGTCTCAAGCCCTCGGCCGCCAAGGGTCGCTACCTCAAGAAGGCCACCGTCTCCACGACGATGGGCCCCGGCGTCCCGGTCGACCCCAACCGCACCCGCAACCTGCTCTCCGAGGACGACACCGCCTCGGCCTGA
- a CDS encoding 50S ribosomal protein L10, translated as MARADKAADVAEIAEHFRSSTATVLTEYRGLTVAQLKTLRRSLGETTSYAVVKNTLTKIAAAEAGVEGLDSLLTGPSALAFVKGDPVEAAKGLRDFAKANPLLVIKGGYMDGKTLSAAEIAKLADLESREVLLAKLAGAMKASLSQAAALFQAPLSQAARTIEALRVKAEADPSVIGGAGAAAPAADAADVAGEPAAEAAPVAEDAAAPAEAEATAATDAPAAEADAEATEAPAAEAEAEDGATTEG; from the coding sequence ATGGCGCGGGCCGACAAGGCAGCCGACGTCGCGGAGATCGCGGAGCACTTCCGCAGCTCCACGGCGACCGTGCTCACCGAGTACCGCGGCCTCACCGTGGCGCAGCTCAAGACGCTGCGCCGCTCGCTCGGTGAGACCACCAGCTACGCCGTGGTGAAGAACACGCTGACCAAGATCGCTGCCGCCGAGGCGGGCGTGGAGGGCCTCGACAGCCTCCTCACCGGCCCGAGCGCGCTGGCGTTCGTCAAGGGCGACCCGGTCGAGGCCGCCAAGGGCCTGCGTGACTTCGCCAAGGCGAACCCCCTGCTGGTGATCAAGGGCGGCTACATGGACGGCAAGACGCTGTCCGCCGCCGAGATCGCCAAGCTCGCAGACCTCGAGTCGCGCGAGGTCCTCCTCGCGAAGCTCGCGGGTGCCATGAAGGCGTCGCTGTCCCAGGCGGCGGCGCTGTTCCAGGCACCTCTCTCGCAGGCGGCCCGCACGATCGAGGCGCTGCGGGTCAAGGCCGAGGCCGACCCCTCGGTCATCGGCGGTGCGGGCGCTGCGGCGCCGGCCGCGGATGCCGCCGACGTCGCGGGCGAGCCCGCGGCCGAGGCCGCCCCGGTCGCGGAGGACGCTGCGGCGCCCGCCGAGGCCGAGGCAACCGCCGCCACCGACGCTCCGGCCGCCGAGGCCGACGCGGAGGCCACCGAGGCACCGGCCGCCGAGGCCGAGGCCGAGGACGGCGCGACCACCGAGGGCTGA
- the nusG gene encoding transcription termination/antitermination protein NusG, whose translation MHENDAEATVEAPAADQGAEAPADALRLSFESAGQAAATDQVEAEESDAAPADTADEQPAAEEAEEEAADADAAPAPAEEPAPVEEAAADDETDPVEAFRERMRTELGDWYVVHSYAGYENKVKTNLESRITSLNMEDLIFQVEVPMEEVTEIKNGQRKLVRRNKFPGYVLVRMDLTDASWGTVRHTPGVTGFVGHGHQPAPLSLDEVVAILAPAPEKKPGTPAPVGEVTVVDFSVGDSVTVIDGPFATLHATISEINADAQKVTGLVEIFGRETPVELGFSQIQKN comes from the coding sequence ATGCACGAGAACGACGCCGAGGCGACGGTCGAGGCACCGGCCGCCGACCAGGGCGCCGAGGCCCCCGCCGACGCCCTGCGCCTGTCGTTCGAGAGCGCCGGCCAGGCTGCGGCGACCGACCAGGTCGAGGCCGAGGAGTCGGACGCCGCCCCCGCCGACACGGCCGACGAGCAGCCCGCGGCCGAGGAGGCCGAGGAGGAGGCCGCCGACGCCGACGCGGCGCCCGCCCCCGCCGAGGAGCCGGCGCCCGTCGAGGAGGCGGCCGCCGACGACGAGACCGACCCGGTCGAGGCCTTCCGCGAGCGCATGCGCACCGAGCTCGGCGACTGGTACGTCGTGCACTCCTACGCCGGCTACGAGAACAAGGTGAAGACCAACCTCGAGAGCCGGATCACCTCGCTGAACATGGAGGACCTGATCTTCCAGGTCGAGGTCCCCATGGAGGAGGTCACCGAGATCAAGAACGGCCAGCGCAAGCTGGTCCGCCGCAACAAGTTCCCGGGCTACGTCCTGGTCCGCATGGACCTCACCGACGCCTCCTGGGGCACCGTCCGGCACACCCCCGGCGTCACCGGCTTCGTGGGGCACGGGCACCAGCCCGCGCCGCTGAGCCTCGACGAGGTCGTCGCGATCCTCGCCCCGGCCCCCGAGAAGAAGCCCGGGACGCCCGCGCCGGTCGGCGAGGTCACCGTCGTCGACTTCTCCGTCGGCGACTCCGTCACCGTCATCGACGGTCCCTTCGCGACCCTGCACGCGACGATCTCGGAGATCAACGCGGACGCGCAGAAGGTCACCGGTCTGGTCGAGATCTTCGGCCGCGAGACCCCGGTCGAGCTCGGCTTCAGCCAGATCCAGAAGAACTAA